In the genome of Streptomyces sp. Q6, the window CCGTCGGATCCGCTCGCGCAGCGCGTCCAGGCCGTAGCGGGCGGCGATGTCGAGGCCCTCGCCGTAGTGGTGTTCCTCAAGCAGCGGGAGGATCTTGGTGCGCCAGGTCCGGTCGAGCCCGCCCTCGCGGTAGACGCCGGGCTTCATCAGATAGGACGGGCCGATGGCGAAGTCGGGGTCGTCGATCGCCTCGTTGAGGGCGTCGAGCAGGCTGGCCGGCTCGGGGTCCTTGCCCTCGCGCTCCAGCCAGCGGGTGAGCAGGCCCGCCGTGGGCTCCACCCGCGGGGAGAGCTCCACGAACGCGAAACGGCGCCGCATCGCCGCGTCCACCAACGCGATCGACCGGTCCGCGGTGTTCATGGTGCCGATCACGTACAGGTTCGGCGGCAGCCCGAAGTCGTCCCCCGAGTAGGTCAGGCGCACCGAGCGCGTGCGGTACTCCAGGAGGAAGTACAGCTCGCCGAAGACCTTCGCAAGATTGGCCCGGTTGATCTCGTCGATGATCAGGAAGTGCGGCACATGCCGATTGCCCTCGCGCGAAGCGGTGTCGGCGAGTTCCCGCAGCGGTCCCGCCGTCAGCCGGAACGCGACCTCCCGGGTCTCAGGGTCCTCGACCGGCCGGAAGCCCTCGAAGAAGTCCTCGTACGCGTACGACGGATGGAACTGGACGATCTTGACTTGTTCCGGGCCGCCGCCGAAGTACTCGGCCAGCTGCAGCGCCAGATACGTCTTTCCGGTGCCGGGCGGCCCGTAGAGCACCATCTGCCGCTCGTCGAGGAGGAGTTCACGCAGTTCGTCGACGAAGGACCGGTCGTGGACGAGCAGCTTGTGGGCGAACTCCTCGGTGACCTCGGGGAGCGTCAGGACGCGCTGCTCGGTGGAGGAGTCCAGGACCTGCCCGGCCTCCTCCGAGGCGGTCCCTGCGCCGCCGGTGAGCGCGGCGAGCTGCTCCAGGACGGAGGTCAGGTCGACCACGTCGTGCTGGGCGGAGAGCTTCTGCTGTATTTCCTCCGGCAGTTCCTCGTACGGGTGGCTCGTCTCCTGCCAGGACACCGTGCGCCGCAGGTTGGAGAGCCCGCCGGGAGAGCCCGACTGCACCAGGTCGCCGGTGATCCGCCCAAGGTGGAGCAGACCGTCGCTGAGGGTGGCGACGGTGTCGCCGATTCGCATCTGGGTGATGAAGGCGTGCAGTTCGTCGACGAGTCCGCGCTTCTGGTGGTAGGTCGCCGAGCCCTCATAGCCTTCCTCGACGAAGCGACGCAGCACGCTCTTGGTCGGGTCGGGCTCGTCCACCTGCGGAAGGTGTGCCGCATCGAGTGAGACGACGCCCTCCTTCAGCCAGAGCTGACGGACCAGGTTGTGCCCGGAGACGTTGTTCCCCCGCACCAGCCAGGCCTTCTGCGGAGCCCGCCAGCTCTGCGGCAGGAAGTCGCCGAGGCGGTGCCCGTCGTCGGTGCTGCGCCAGGTGCCGGGCCCTGTGGCTCCGTAGCCGAGAACCAGTGCGGCCGCGGCGGACGGCGAGTTGCACTCGATGTCGCGGGACGCGGTCCACGTGTCGGAGCGGGGCCCATCGGCCAGCGTCCCGCTGTCCCGCAGTTCGGCACGGAGCCGGCGGGCGGCAGGGGGCAGCCCCGGCCAGTCCTCCGCCGATACCGCCGATCCCGCGGTCACCAGGAACTTGTGCGATCCGTTGTCACCGATCTCGGTGAGCAGATGACCGCGGGCCTCCCCGGCGTCCTTGGGCAGGGCGATCCGGAAGTCCGGGAAGCCGGGAAGGCGGTCGGGGAGCTGCGGCATGGGGACCTTCCGTGGCGTGGGCGGATCGGGCGGTACGAAGCACGTCCAGCGTACGTGTTGACGGTGTCAATGGGTGTGTGCGGCGTGTAGAGCGCTCACCACACCCCGTTCACCTACCGGCGCTCGGGGAACACCTGGGCACTGTCCCGGTGCTTCCGCGCCGTCGGGACGGGCGCCTGAGAGTGGCCGGCGAGGTCGTTCAGCTTCACGTGCAGGGCGTCCTGATCGGCGTAGTCCCCGCGTGTGGCCGCGGCGCGCAGTTCGTCCCAGGTGGTCAGGACGGAGCGCCGTACGGACTCCGGGAAGCGGCCGAGCTCGGCGTCGTGGGCCGCGAGCATGGACCGCCAGGTGGCGGTGTCGATCTGCCGCCACAGGCTGCGGGCGTTCTCCGTCGCGGCCCGCATCGCGGGCAGATCCATCCGCTCCCGGGCCGCGTCCAGGGCGCGCCGTGCGTCGCCCAGCTCTCCGGCCAGCCGGCCAAGACCCAGCTCCCGGCCCCGGCGTGCACCGATGGACACGTTGGCCGTCCAGCCGCGTGCGTTCCGGCACGTCTCCACCGTGTCGCGGGCCTCGTCGAGGAATCCGTCGAGGGACCGGCCGAGGGTTTCACCGCGCACGGTCGCGGTGAGCTGCTCGGTCAGTTCCGTGAAGGCGTCGCGCTCCGCGTCCTTGAGCTCGTCGCCGAAATGGGCGAGATGGGTATGGACCTCGTCAAGGAGATGAGCGGCGTCGCGGCCGATTCCGTCGGCGACCGCGCTGCGGCGCAGCCGCGCTCCCTGCTCCTCGCCGTCGCCGAGGCGGTAGGCGAGGTGCACGGTGCGGTTCTCGTCGATCCGTACGCGCAGGACGAGCCGCTCCGCACCTCCGGAGCCTGCGCCGAGGAGATGTGTGTGCTGTCCGCAGAACTCGTTGCGGGCATGGGACTTCTCATGCGGTCCTTCGACGAACCGGAAGGTCAGCGCGGTGGCGGTGTCAGGCCGGACCTGGAGGTCCTCGATGTTCTGCCAGTCGGTCGGGTACGTCGTTCCGGCGGGGAAGACGACCGCTACGGTGCCGTCGTCGAGGGCAAGCCCCAGGTTCTGGGCGGTGACCTGCTCCGGCTGGTCGGTGTGGAAGAGCGCGTCACAGGCCGAACACGCCGTCAGACCGGAGGCGTTGACCATCTGGCACCGGGGGCACTTCAGGCCGCCCGCGTCCAGCGGCTGGTCGCAGTCCCGGCACACGGTGGACGTGGTGGAGTTCTGCCGGCAACCGCAGTGCGGGCATTCGGCGCGGGCCGCGACGGGGGCGGACGCCCGCAGCCCGGAGAGGTCACGGGCACAGACCGGGCAGCTCACGGTCCCCTCGGCGGCGGGCACATGACAGTCGGGGCAGTCGATCGTCGCTGTGCCGAGCAGCGAGGTGCCGCAGTCGGGGCAGGCGCTCTCGGCGAGCGGGATCCCTGTGGTCAGGCACTGCTCGGAGGGGCAGGCGAGAGCGGATACGAGCCCGGTCTCGATGCCGGCGCCCAGTGCGACGGCGGCCATCGGGTCGGTTTCGCTGTTCACCTTCTCCTCACCGAACAGTTCGGTCAGCAGGCGGCGGACGAGCGGGATACGGGTCGAGCCGCCGACGAGGAGGACCTTGTCGATGTCCTCGGGCATCCTGGACGTCTCGCGCAGCACGCCGCGGGTGATCTCCAGGGTGCGGGCGATGTCAGCGCTGATCAGCGCCTCGAAGCCGTCGCGGGTGACCTTTCCCGTCCAGGAGCCGCCGTTCTCTCCCAGCGGCGCGAGGATGATCTCCGCTGCGGGAACGTCCGAGAGCTCGATCTTGGTCCGTTCGGACGCGGCGCGGATCCGCGCCGCGTCGCCGGTCCCGGAGAGGTCGCGGTCGCCGAGCCGTTCCTCGACGAGCATCCGGTAGAGCGCGGAGTCGAAGTCGGCTCCGCCGAGCGACTTGTCCCCGCCGAGGCCGTACACCTTGAAGTACCCGGGTCCGATGATCAGCAGCGATACGTCGAAGGTGCCGCCGCCGAGGTCGTAGACGAGTACCGAGCACATGTCGTCGTCGTCCTCGACGAGGCGCTCGACTCCGAAGGCGTGGGCCGCAGCGGTCGGTTCCTCCAGGATCCGTACGACGGTGAAGCCCGCCAGCTCCCCGGCTTCCCGCACCGCCGCGAACTGCGGTTCCGTGAAGTACGCCGGTACGGTGATCACGGCCCGCCGGAAGGGTTCGCCGGCGGTGTTCTCGGCGTCCGTGCGCAGCCGCCGCAGCAGGATCGCCGAGATCTGCACGGGCGTCAGCCAGTGGGCGCCGAGCCGGATCTCGACCCCTCCGTCCCCGTCGGTGGACTCCCGCACCGGTGGTGCGTCCGCGGGCCGTTCGGCGAGCAGTCGCTGTACGTCGTCGTCGGCGTGGCGGCGGCCGATCAGTCGCTTCACCTCGGTGATCACGGAACCGGGCAGCCGGTCGCGCACGCCGAGCGCCTCGCTGCCCACCAGGAGGGACCCGTCGGCGTCCACACCGACGGCGGACGCAGTGGCCTGCTCGCCGTGGCGGTTGGGCAGGACGACCGGAACGCCGCCGTCCATCCAGACGGTGACGGAGTTGGTGGTGCCGAGATCGATTCCGAGCGTGCGGTACGGCATGGCGTGCCCTTCGGGCTGTCTGGACGGGGCAGGGGTGTGCGGTGCGTGCTCAGCGGCGGCGCTTGGAGGGCTTGCGGGGCAGTGGCTGCCGACGCCGGGCGCGGCTGGTGCGGCGCGGCTGGTTCCGGCGTTCTCGCGTGGGCCCGGCTTTTGGCGGCCCGTCGTGTGCTGCTGGTTCGGTGGCGGGCACGGGTACGGGTTGAGGTGCTGGTACTGGTTCCGGTGTGGGCGCGGGCCCGGGTACGGCGAGGACGACGTCGGCCCGGCGCAGGCAGTCGGTCCCGTGCCGGAAGCCGGTGACGGTCTCCCGTAGGACGGTGCCCTCGGGGGCGGTCGGGTGTGGTTCCACGCCCGTCACCCGCGCCTCCACCGGGTCGGGGGTCTTCCCCGTCAGGTCCATGGGGCGGACGTCGTGGCGGGCGAGTTCGGCCCGGAGCATCCGGTGGGCGGCGTCCGTCTGCTGCTGCACGGCGGCAGCGAGCCGTCCGGTGGGGTCTGCTTCGGACCGTCCGAGCTCCTCGGACCGGGCCGCCGTGTCGGCGAGGAGGTCGTCGAGCGGCAGCAGCGCGGTGAGCAGGCCGGTCAGCCGGGCTTCGGCGTCGTCGCGCTTACGGGAGAGCGCCGCGACGCGGACGCGCAGCTTGCTCAGCTCGTCGGGGCCGGGCGGGGGAGTGGTCACTGCGGTGCGGGGCCTTCCGGTGCGGCGGTGGACGGGAGGGGAGGGGTGAGCAGTTCGGCGACGAGGGAGTCGGCTGGGGTGCGGGCTGCGTCGTGGGCGGCCTTCAGGGCGCGCTCGCGGTCCGTGTCCCGGGCACGGCGAGCCCGGGAGATCGCCACGCCTGCCGCCTTCGCGAGGTCCCCCTGACCGATGCCCGGCCGGGTGTTCGGAACGAGCTCGAAGACGGTGGGGCCGAAGTAGGGCATGGGTGTGCGGGAGTGCGCGGTCACAGGGTCTCCTGGGTGTACGGCGGCCGACCGTCCTGGTCCGGCGGCGGTTCGGGGCAGTCGAAGAGCCCGGGAAACAGCTCTGATTCGAAGTCGAAGTCGAAGTCGAGGGCGATCTGCTGCTCGGTCTCCATGTGCAGCGCGTCGGCGGTGCGTTCGTCGCGTACGGCACCGGCGGGGTCGCCGTTGGCGCGGCGGTCGCGGGCGCGCCGGTGGTGCGCGACGGCGACGAGCTGGTCGTACTCCACGTGGCGACCCGGGGTGATGAGCAATCCGGCTTGCAGGGCGATGAGGTCGGACGGGCGTCCGGCGTCTACCAGTTCCGCGGCATGCGGCAGGACGGTCTCCAACGCCTGCTGTTCGGCCTCCGCCCCGGTGAGCCGGGCGAAGGACGCGGCGGCGGCGAGCAGCAGGGGCACCTGCCGGGTGTAGCCGTCGGCCCGTGCTTCGAGCTGTCGGACGGCCGTCTCGCGCAGGCTATGGGCGAGGTCACCGTCGCTGACACGGTCTGCCCGTTCGTCCCAGGAGGGATGTACTTCCTCCCGCTGCCGCAGGGCCCTGCGCGCCTCGGTCTTCTTCCCGGCAAGGGCCTTCTCCGCGATCCGTTCCGTCATCCGGGCGCGGTACCACGCGTGCACCTCACGCAGTTCGTCGACCGGTTCCTCGGCACGGAATCCGCGGTGCAGGAGTTCCCGGACCCGCTCAAGCCCGGGCTGCCTGCCTCGCCTGGCTCCCGTGATGACGGCGGCGACCTCGGAGAGTTCCAGGGCGTCAAGCGCGCGCAGTGCCTCTGCGGCCGCCGGATCGCCCGGCAGCACGCTCAGTGCCCGCTGGAAGCGGGCACGGCTCTGCCTCCTGTCCTTCCGGCGCAGCACCTCGGTGCCGCGCCGGACCAGTGCGGCCGCCAACTCCGTGGCGAGAACGGTGTCTTCGGGAGCGAGCGCGTGCGCGGACTCCAGCCAGTGGATGCGCTGGACGAGCGAGGCCCGCTGGTAGCCGTTGCCGTCCTGGCCCGCGCTCAGCCCGGCTTTGCGGGCCATCTCGTGGTGCCACGGGTCGAGTACGAAGCCGAGACGGGCGGCTGCCGTGAGGTCGTCGAGGGTGTCCCGCCACTCGCCTTTCTCGAACTGCTCATGGGCTCTGGTGGCCAGGGCCCGGGCGAGGTGCGGCGCACAGGCTCGGTGGGCGTCGGACTCCGCCTGCCAGGTGGCGGGTTCGCCGTGGCGGCGGGTGTACGCGGTGAGGAGAGCGCGGTGCTCGCCGCACTCCTCCAGCTGCCGGGCGGCTGCGTCCACGGTGACGGGCGAACCCATCCACAACCGGCCGCCGAACAGCAGTCCCGAACAGGGGGGAGCGGTCTCGCGTGTGGGCAGCGGCCAGGCGTCGGCTGGGCACAGGCAGCCAAAGCCGTCGACGCAGCTGCCGAAGCAGTCCTCCATGCGCAGGTAGCCGCGTTCGCCGCGGACGAGCTCGCCGCTGTACTCGTACTCCTCGACGTTCCAGGCGGTCTCCCAGGCGTCGAGGACGTCGTGGCCGTCGCGTTCGTCGACCGAGCGGAGCGCTGTACGGATCCGGCCGGCCAGCGTGTCGCGAGCGGACCGCCACTCCTGGGCGCCGATGGGAGCGCCACGCCGGGCCGTCACCAGTGCTTCGAAGCGGAGCGGGTCCTCTTCGTGGAGCAGCAGGTGCCAGACACCGATGGTGAAGACCGCGTCTGCCGGAGCGACCGCCTCTCCTGTCGCGAGCGAGCGCAGAGTGCCGATCGCGAGCGCGTGTACCAGGGCGGTGCGGCGGTTCCCGGACGGGTCCGGGACGGCGTCCAGGACCTGACCGATCGTCCCCTCAAGGGCCGCCTGCCACACCAGCCGCCACAGCACATGCGCCGGGCAGCACAGGCAGGGCGTCTCGCCGGATGCGGCCTCCGGGGCGTCGAGCACGGTGCGGACGTCGCAGTGGCAGCCGATGTCGCAGGGCTGGTCCTCGCCGCTCGCGGGCGGGGTGTCGCCGAACACCGCGAGCCAACTGCGGGCCGCCCCGGGCCAGTTGCCCGCGCGTTCGGCAAGCAGGGCGCGCAGTGCGTAGTAGGAGGCGCGGTCGCCGTCGGACAGGCCGGTGCGGGCTGTGGAGATGCGGTCCAGCAGGTTGAGCGAGTACGCGAATGTGCCCGTGCCGTAGGCGCGTTCAGCCTGACGGAGCATGCGGGTGGCGTCGGTGATGTTCAAGCAGGTCCCCCATGTGCACGTGGTGCACGGTTGACCTTATGGGGCCCCTGTTGGCGTGGTCAACGGACCGTCAGATATCGGACGGCGTGGCCAGTTCCGCTCGTACGGTCTTGCCGCCCGGCGAGCGGGCCACGGTTTCCCAGTGGTCGGCGAGGAGGGTTACGAGGGTGAGGCCCCGGCCGCCGGTGGAGAGGTCGTGGTTCTCGGGGGCGGAGTGGGGGAGACGGTCGCCGCGGGCGTCGGAGACCTCGATGAGAAGGCGGCCGGGGTGGGGCAACGGGGCGTAGATCAGGGCGAGTTCGAAGTCCCGGCCGGGAACGCGGCCGTGCAGGACGGCGTTGGCGGCGAGTTCGGCGACTACGAGTTCGGCACGCTCCGTGACGTCTGGCTGGAGGCCCCAGGTGTGGAGTTCGGTGACGGCGAGGAGCCGGGCGAGGCGTGCGCCGCGACGGGTGGACGACAGTCGCTGCCTGAACGTCAGTGTGGAGGTGGCGAGTTGGGGTGCGGTGCGGTTCATGAGGCCAGCGTGGCCCGCGCGGGCGTGGAACGGTGAGAGGCGCGGCCCGTACGGGGGGTCACCGTACGGGCACATGGGGTGGACAGTACGGGGCGTACGCCGTCACTCTGAGTGCGTGTGATCGTGCGGGCGGGAAGGGGTGGCGGATGACCATCGTCGGAGAAGGGGCCGGAGTGCTTCCCGAGGGGGAAGGGGACGGGGAGCGGGAACCGCATCCGTCGGACAGTCTGCGGACGTTCGGCGCGGTCGTACAGGCGCTGCGCGAGCACGCGGGGCTGAGCCGGGTGGAGTTCGGGGAGAAGGTGCGGTTCTCGAAGCACACCGTGGAGTCCGTGGAGCTGGGACGCCGGATGCCGGACGAGTCGTTCGTGGAGCTCGGGGAGGAGGCTACGGGGAACACGGGGGCGCTACGGAAGTCGGCGCGGTATCTGTCGCGGGGGGAGGTGGGGTTGGCGGCGTGGTTTCGGGAGTGGGCTCGGCTGGAGCGGACGGCGGTGAGTCTGTGTACGTACGAGTGCAGGCTGGTGCCGGGGTTGTTGCAGTCGGAGGCGTATGCGCGGGCGGTGTTCGAGGGCACGATTCCGGTGGTGACGGACGAGCGGCTCGAAGCGCTGTCGGCGGCGCGGGCGGAACGGCAGCGGATGCTGGTGGAGCGGCCGACGACGTTGTTCAGCTTCATCGTGGAGGAGCACGTGTTCAGGCGGCGGTTCGGGGGTGCGGAGGCCATGCGCGGGATGCTTGATCACGTGCTTGAGCTGACGTCTCGGCGGAACGTGACGTTGCAGGTGGTGCCGTTGGACTCGGCGCTGCACGCGTGCCTGGACGGCCCGGTGCGCCTGCTGGAGACGCCGGAGCGGCGGAGGGTCGGATACGCCGAGGGGCAGCAGAGCGGCCGACTCATCTCGGACGCAAATGAGGTGAGCCTCCTCCACCAGCGCTATGACACACTGCGCTCGCAGGCCCTCAACCCACAGGAAACCAGGGCCCTTCTGGAGAGACTGCGAGGAGAGCGATGACGAGCGGTACAGCGGAACTGTTCTGGTTCAAGTCCAGCTACAGCGGCAGTCAGGGCGACGACTGTGTCGAGATCGCGATCGCCGAGCGGGCCGTCCACGTAAGGGATTCCAAGGATGTGGCGCGTCCGGCCTTCGCTGTTGGCCATGAAGGCTGGGGACGGTTCGTGCGGTTCGCGTCGGAGCGCTGATACGTCGAAGGGGCGCCGTCCGCTGGGTAGCGGGCGGCGCCCCTTTGCGTTGTCCGGACGTCAGCCGTCCTGGCGGGCCGGGTGGCGCGGGCCCTGACCCGGCGGCGGGGTGAGCGTGGACCGGTACGTGCCGGAGTCGCTCTCGTCGAGTGGGGTCTCCAGCGTGAGGCCGGCGGCGGCCATGCGGTCGTACTCGGCGAGGATCAGGTCCTTGGTGCGGAAGGTGCCGTGGGCCGCTTCGTCCTTGCGTTTCACGATGGGGAAGGTGTTGAGGATGTACGACACATCGTCACGGGTGATGCCGTAGAGGTGGAAGAAGAGGGCGTCGAGTTCGGCACGGATGATGACGCGTCGGGATTCGTCCCAGCGGAAGGGGGTGCCGGTGTCGCCGAGGTCTCGGGCGAAGGACTTCATGTCGTGCGCGGTGTAGGTGAGTTCGAGGACGCGCGAGGTGATCGTAGAGGTGTGAATGGTCAGTTGAGTTGGGGACGGGACGGGAAGTTGCTTGACGATGAAGAAGGACATGGAAGTGCCGCCGATGGCCTGGCGAGAGGCGTAGTCCAGTGCGAATGAAGAGAGCGCGGCGGCGAGCAACTCGGGACTCTTGACTAGAGCCAGAAGGAACTTATGGCCGACTCCGGTGGCAGGCGCAAGGGAAGCGATCATGGTGCGTACATCTGTGGCCCGACACATGTCGCGCCAACCCAGCAGCCATTCGGTATCCCACCCCTTGTTGGCCAGCCGGCTCCTCACACCGTCCGCCTTGATGTCGACACCGTGTTGATCGCTGGCGCCTGTCCTGATGTCTGATTCGCCTACCCAATAACGAGGAAGGGCGAGGACGTTCGGATCTTGCTTCTCGCTGATACGAAGCTCCTGGGGGTCGCCCTCAGAGGTGTACGTGGCCCAGCGGTGATCGAAGTGGTGGAGCATCTTCGCCTCGTACAGAGGCAGCAGTCGTTCCTCCCCACGTACCAGTACGTTCCCGTCAAGGCGCCAGCCGTCTGCAAGCATCGAGTCGAGGGTTTCGCTGTCGGCGGGCGAGGGGCGGAAGAGGTGGGAGTCATGGGACATGTCGAACATACGCAGGAACGACACACCCCACGGGTTCCCATTCGTCTTGTCGGACTCCTTGAGGAGAACCGGCACTCGGCGGTAGATGCCGAGGGTGATTTCGGCGTCGCGGCGAGAGCGGAAGACCGGGCACGTACCGGTGTTGGGGTTGAGGAGGGTGATCTCCTCGGGGGTGAGGGTGAAGACCTTGTCGGGGGCCTCCAGATCCGCTGGGTCGTGGGCGAAGAAGGCGAATCGGGCGGCCGGTTCGCGTAGGGAGCGGCCTGCGAGGGAGAGCACGCAGAACTTGAACGAGCGGTGTACGCCGGGGAAGAGGGGCTGCGCGTTCTCAAAGTCGAAAAGTGCAGTCAGCGACCCCTTCGACACCAGGTCCTTGAAGAAGTACTGCGTACGAGCATCCGTCGCGATACCTGTCGGCACGATGACACCGGTACGCCCCCGACTGCCGGTCAGAATGCGGTCAGCCTCGGCGAACAGCGCGTACAGATTGAGATTCCCCTGCCCCGTCAGGGGATAGCGCCCGGAGATGCGAAGGAAGTGGCTCTCGCCATACACCCTGCGCTTGCCAGCCTCGTACTCGTTGAACAACCCCACAGTGTCGGGGTCGTCCCCGAGCGCCTGAATCTTCTTCTTCCGGGCCGCCGTGTTGTTGGTCGCCGCGATGTCCGGTGCTCGTACGGCAAAGAACTCCGTCTCCGGGAAGTTGATGCTGTCCCACGGCGGATTCCCCACCACCACATCGAACCCGCCAGCCCACCCCGTAGCCGGATCGACACCCGCCCCCGACTCCGGAACCGCGAACACCTCCGGGAACTCCAGATGCCAGTGGAAGAACCGGTACTGCTCGCTCAGCGCGAGCACCTCCGTGAGCGTCGCGTCGTTCACCGCCGCCGTGTCCCCGGCAAGCAGGTTCCGTACGACGTCGTGCGTCGGCGCCTCGGGCGCGCCCTGCTGCTTCGGCCAGACGAAGGCGGCACACCACGTGTCCGCCGTCTCGCGGTCGCGCGTGTACGCGGAGGAGCTCACGTACGCCTCGTACGCCGCCTCCTGGGCGTTGACGTCACTGAGGTCGTCGGCCGGAGCATTGGTGATCCGGCTGAGCTGAGCCGCGAGGCGCGCATTGCTCGGCACCGTGACCTCGGACTCGGCGAACAGGTCGCCCTGGCCGCTGCGTTGGGCCTTGTTGCGCTTCTTGAGGGCTGCCGCGTACTTCTTGTCGTCGCCCTCGATCGCATCGAACGCCTCGTCGGGCACGCCGCCCGCGAGGAGTGACGGCGTCGTGCCGAGCAGCGCGTTGCCGTGCCGGACATGCGCGTCCAGGAACCCCAGCGCCTTCCCCGGCTCCATCGCCTCCAGCCACAGCGACACTTTCGCCAGCTCGACCGCCATCGGGTTGAGGTCGACGCCGTAGATGCATCGCGCCACAACCTCCCGCAGCGCATGCCGTACCGCGTCCACCGTCGGCTCCGGGTTGTGCTCGCGTACCGCCGCGACCCGCTTGGCGATCCGCCGTGCCGAGGCGACCAGGAAGTGCCCGGACCCGCACGCCGGGTCGCACACCGTGAGGCCGAGCAGCTCCTCGACGATGTCGTCCGCCGGATCGGGGCGACCGCCCGCCGAGGCCCGCTGCTCGCCGCGCTTGACCGCGTCGTCGATGACCGGGTCGAGCGTCGTGTCGAGAAGGCACTCGATCAGCGAGGACGGGGTGTAGTAACTGCCCGTCGTCTTACGGCTGTTGCCCGCCACCTCGACCAGTTCGAACGACCGGTCCGTCGCTGAGTGCTTCGGCTCCAGTTCGAGGAGCGACTCGTACACCGAGCCGAGTTCCTCCGCGTCCAGGTGCCGGTAGTCGACGGCCCGCCATCGCCGAGCCCCCGGGTCGCGTACCTGCGCCAGGTGCTCGACGGCCGTGAGGAGCGCTTCGTTGGTCAGCTTCAGGCCGTCCAGCGGCTTGTCCGCCTCCTTGCGCGAGAACAGTCCGCCGAGTCCGGGCAGGGCCAGCTCGGGCCGGCCGCCCTCGGTGCCGAGCGCGTCGAGAACGAGCCGCAACGCCTCGTACTGGTCGCCGTGCGCGGTGCCCTGGCGTCGCCGCGCCCGCCTGCGAAGCCGGGCCGAGGAGAAGTAGCGGGCGTAGGCGTCCTTGGCCTGCTCGTCCGCCTCCGGGTCGAGGAGCGCGTCACGGTCCTCGGCGACGAACACGAACAGCAGCCGGTAGACGAGTCGCAGGAGCGCCGCTTGGAGCGCCTTCGGGTCGGTGTTCTCGCGCAGCCGCGTGTTGTCCGGGTGGCGCAGGAAGCCCGTACCGAGAACCGTCAGAGCCTTCTGCACACCGAGCCGCAATTGGTCCAGGGCCCGCGCGCCGGAGGTGACGGCCTCGGTCCGCCACTTCTCCAGCCAGCACCCGGACGCCGCCGTACCCTCCGCCACCTCGAACCGTGACGCGTGCAGCACGCAGTACAGCAGCACGAACTCGCTGAACAGCTCGCCGTCGAAGATCGCCTCCAGGTCGAACTCGACGTACGCGGCTGTCGCGAACGACGACGAGTCGCGGAGCAGGCGCAGGGTTCGACCGTTGGTGAGGACCGCCCAGAGGTGGGCCTCGACCCGGTTGAGGCAGTCCTGGACCAGGGACTGCGGCGGGACCTGCCCGGCCGCCGGCCGCTTGTCCGGCTCCTGGTTCCACGGGATCAGGTGGAGCAGGGCGGGTCCGTGCCGGTGCGAGATGCGGAACCTGGTCTCCGTATCGGAATCGGCGCGGATCCCGTCCGGCCCGACCTCCGTCAGCGTCCCGAAGTCCAGCTTGCGGAAGAGCTGGGAGAGCCAGTCGGAGGAGGCGCGGCCCGTCGGGTCGGCGGCGGGCGCTCCGGTCGCCGGGTCGGCGGGCAGCGCGGTGCGCAGTTCGCGCCAGAGGGGCTTGAGGTACTCCCAGGCGCGTTCGGCCTCGTCGCGGACGGCTACCGAGCCCGGAAGGCCGTAGTCGGCGGACTTGGTGCCCGGCAGGTTCCTCGCCTCGGCGATACGGACGAGCATGTCGCCGGGGAGCAGCCCGCCGACGGTGGTGACGGCGGTGAAGACCGGTGCGGTGCGGGTGGCGGCGGACATCAGGCTTCGGCTCCGGTCACGGTAGAGGCGGCAGAAGGCGTAGAAGGAGAGGCGGGCTGCTGCGGCAGGTACACGTACACGCCGAGGACGTCGGCAGGCTCCTGCGGTACGACCTTCAGGCCGCGCACGATCTCATCGCCGGCCTTGCGCACCCGCCGGTGCGAGGCGTCGAGGTCGGCGGCGAGCGCGACACCGTACTCCGCGATGTGGCCGGACAGGTCCGGCAGTCCGTCCAGGGTGCGGGTGATCTGGTTGCGGGCCAGCTGCTCGTGGGTGTTGGCGGCGGCCCGCGCCCCGAGGAGCGAGGCCGCCGCGTCGTCGTCGAGCCAGCGCGCCCGCGCCGGGAGACCCTCGAAGGCGAGCAGGCGGGCGTCCTCCGCGACGATCTGCCGCTCGCCGTTGCGGGACGGCAGCGTCAGGTGGAAGCGGTAGCGCACCAGGAGGAGCGTGGTGCGGGTGGTGACCGCGT includes:
- a CDS encoding helix-turn-helix transcriptional regulator, which encodes MTIVGEGAGVLPEGEGDGEREPHPSDSLRTFGAVVQALREHAGLSRVEFGEKVRFSKHTVESVELGRRMPDESFVELGEEATGNTGALRKSARYLSRGEVGLAAWFREWARLERTAVSLCTYECRLVPGLLQSEAYARAVFEGTIPVVTDERLEALSAARAERQRMLVERPTTLFSFIVEEHVFRRRFGGAEAMRGMLDHVLELTSRRNVTLQVVPLDSALHACLDGPVRLLETPERRRVGYAEGQQSGRLISDANEVSLLHQRYDTLRSQALNPQETRALLERLRGER
- a CDS encoding DUF397 domain-containing protein — encoded protein: MTSGTAELFWFKSSYSGSQGDDCVEIAIAERAVHVRDSKDVARPAFAVGHEGWGRFVRFASER
- a CDS encoding Eco57I restriction-modification methylase domain-containing protein produces the protein MSAATRTAPVFTAVTTVGGLLPGDMLVRIAEARNLPGTKSADYGLPGSVAVRDEAERAWEYLKPLWRELRTALPADPATGAPAADPTGRASSDWLSQLFRKLDFGTLTEVGPDGIRADSDTETRFRISHRHGPALLHLIPWNQEPDKRPAAGQVPPQSLVQDCLNRVEAHLWAVLTNGRTLRLLRDSSSFATAAYVEFDLEAIFDGELFSEFVLLYCVLHASRFEVAEGTAASGCWLEKWRTEAVTSGARALDQLRLGVQKALTVLGTGFLRHPDNTRLRENTDPKALQAALLRLVYRLLFVFVAEDRDALLDPEADEQAKDAYARYFSSARLRRRARRRQGTAHGDQYEALRLVLDALGTEGGRPELALPGLGGLFSRKEADKPLDGLKLTNEALLTAVEHLAQVRDPGARRWRAVDYRHLDAEELGSVYESLLELEPKHSATDRSFELVEVAGNSRKTTGSYYTPSSLIECLLDTTLDPVIDDAVKRGEQRASAGGRPDPADDIVEELLGLTVCDPACGSGHFLVASARRIAKRVAAVREHNPEPTVDAVRHALREVVARCIYGVDLNPMAVELAKVSLWLEAMEPGKALGFLDAHVRHGNALLGTTPSLLAGGVPDEAFDAIEGDDKKYAAALKKRNKAQRSGQGDLFAESEVTVPSNARLAAQLSRITNAPADDLSDVNAQEAAYEAYVSSSAYTRDRETADTWCAAFVWPKQQGAPEAPTHDVVRNLLAGDTAAVNDATLTEVLALSEQYRFFHWHLEFPEVFAVPESGAGVDPATGWAGGFDVVVGNPPWDSINFPETEFFAVRAPDIAATNNTAARKKKIQALGDDPDTVGLFNEYEAGKRRVYGESHFLRISGRYPLTGQGNLNLYALFAEADRILTGSRGRTGVIVPTGIATDARTQYFFKDLVSKGSLTALFDFENAQPLFPGVHRSFKFCVLSLAGRSLREPAARFAFFAHDPADLEAPDKVFTLTPEEITLLNPNTGTCPVFRSRRDAEITLGIYRRVPVLLKESDKTNGNPWGVSFLRMFDMSHDSHLFRPSPADSETLDSMLADGWRLDGNVLVRGEERLLPLYEAKMLHHFDHRWATYTSEGDPQELRISEKQDPNVLALPRYWVGESDIRTGASDQHGVDIKADGVRSRLANKGWDTEWLLGWRDMCRATDVRTMIASLAPATGVGHKFLLALVKSPELLAAALSSFALDYASRQAIGGTSMSFFIVKQLPVPSPTQLTIHTSTITSRVLELTYTAHDMKSFARDLGDTGTPFRWDESRRVIIRAELDALFFHLYGITRDDVSYILNTFPIVKRKDEAAHGTFRTKDLILAEYDRMAAAGLTLETPLDESDSGTYRSTLTPPPGQGPRHPARQDG